The DNA segment TTCGGCCTCTTTGGCCTCAGCCTTGGGGTGTACACCGCTTTAGCAATGTCGGGATTGTTGCCGGGCGACCGGCGATCAACCGACGGGATCGAGATCAACGGTTGGACAGGCGATCTGGCGCAGGGTTCATCGGACGCGTCGCCGTATCTGCGGGCTCGTATTGCGCGGCACGGATTGCTCGCATTGGCCAAGACAGAGGCGATCTATTTTATCCGGAACACGGACCGTGATGGCCAACCGTTAACTGAAGAATGCACCTATCGCGTATCGGGTGGACCAATTCCGGCAGGTTGGTGGTCGATCACACTTTACAATGAGGACAACTTTCTACCCGACAACGACGACGAAGCGTTAAGCTTTGATGCTACGCAATCGGGCGGAGGAGATTGGTCGGCGATCATCTCCGCTGCGTCACCTGCCGAAGATGGCAATTGGATTTCCAGCCGAAACGCGGGCAAATTCGACCTCACCTTGAGGTTGTATATGCCCGAAGATCGCGCCCTTACCGATCCAGAACAGGCCATTCCCACCCCAAACATTGCACGGTTGCAGTGTGAAGGGAAAGCGTCATGAAAAACTTCATTGGCCCCATCCTCTTTGCCCTGCTGATCGCCGTCATCGGCCACGTTTCCGTGCTCCACTTCGCGCCGAACATCATCATGGATCGTGCGATGACTATGCTTGAGGTACGCGGTGCAGAATTGCACACTTTCTTCCATGGTGAACGCACGACGCCGCAATCGCAAAGCGTGGTGCGACCATCGCCGGATCTTGCATACTCCGTGTGCCTGTTTGATCTTGAACAACTTGAATCCGGACTTGAGGTGAGGATGGCGGCCACGCCGAACTATGCCTCGCTCTCGTTCTTCGATGATCAAACCAATAACTTCAAAACCATCCGTGGGAATGGCGAAGAGATCACGGTGACACTTGCATCGCCAGATACAACCATCAGCGATGCAGAAACTATCGTTTCGTCCAGCCTTAAAGGTCTTATCCTGATCAGACGTCTGGCCCCTACCGCAGAGGATTTTCGTCTCGTCTCGGCGATTTCGCAGAATGATTTTTGCCGGCCGGTGGATCGTTGAACGTTCGCTCTTTGTTGATGTCGCTTGCCAAATGCGGTTCGTGAGTAATAGCTGTCGTTTATGAAACTCGCCGCTTCCCTTTTTATCACGGTGATTGCTGCGGGCACCGGGGCATGGCTGGGATTTGGCACAGCCAAAACGCAGATCAACGCCGGAGATTCGATCTTTGACACGTTCGAACAGACCGAGGCAGGATGGTTCTTTTCCGATGATATCGGATCGTCGGACGCCGCACCGATAGAGCGCGCCCGCGTCGCAGTTGGTGGACCTTTGGGACTATCGTCAAGCGAAGTGCTCTATTTCGTGGCCCTCCATGACAGCGCGGGTCGGCGGCTCAATTCACTCTGCACGTATCGCGTCAAAGGCGCGGCCATCGACACCCGTTGGTGGTCCCTAACTTTGTATGACAGCAACACGCAGAATTATGTGACGAACAGCGCAAATCGATCAAGCTGGAACAGCGCAGCCATTGCCAAAGGCGACGATGGATCTTGGCTTATAACTGTGTCTAGCGATCCGAGCGAAGGCAATTGGCTGCCCAGTCAAAGCGCGGCAAATCAACCGTTCGAGTTAAACCTTCGGACCTACAATCCGAGCGCAATAACACGCCGGAACGCACCCAATATCGCTTTGCCAATTGTGGACCGGATTGCATGTTGAAAAGGTCCGCCGCCATATGGATCGCGATCTGGTTGATCGCTGGCACAGCTGGCTTCTTCGGCGGCAAAGCCTTCACCATCCACCAAGCCCCACGATTGGTGATGTCGACGATTGAAGATATCGTTGTTCAACGCGCAGGCGGTTGGAACACGTGTTCCCACAATCGCCAATTTGGCCCCGTTCATGGCGGTGCAAAGCGTGCGAACCCTGATAGCGTCGTGACCATTATGGCCTATGACCTGTCATCTGGCCCGGTCCGAGTGTCCGGGGAAACATGGCCCGATTATTGGTCACTGTCGCTGTATCAGCATAATTCCGACAACTATTTTGTTGTAAATGACCGCCAATTGCCGAACTCCGAATTTGATTTCGCCATCAGCTTGCCAGAGCATTCCGTCGACGAGACTTCAGTGCAGAGGATTGATGCCCCAACTGCAAAAGGCGTGATGCTGATCCGCCGTTTCGTCAAAGAGGAAGCGGACATGGCCGGAATTCTGGAAAACCAAGACAGCATGCAATGCGGACCTCTGGAATCGCAACTTTAATGTCTGAGCATGTCCGGCGGACGCATCGGAACGCCGAAACTGAACCCTTTGTTTTAGAGATCACGGCCGCGTTTAAGAGGACGCCGCCCAAGGCCTCTGCATAGGTCATGCGGTCTTCTATCGCTCGCGATGGAAGCCAGCCTAGCCGCACACCGATGCTAGCACTTATATCCAGCAAAGCCGCCGGTCCTTTGCGATTTCCAGAACGCTGATGCGAAATGAGAAAGTACTCGAAAATTCAAAACCTATCGGGCTGAACGCACCAAACAGGGGGCAAACAACGGCCATTGAGATGGCCCGATAGACAGCCGCCGCGCCTGTCTATACCCACGAAAGCAGGGATCGAGGAAAAGGAAAGGCGCGGCGTATCAAAGGCCGTGACACATCACGATGACGGACATAGGAAAACCCATCGGTTGGCGTGCCAAGCTTGCCCTCTTCCTTCCTGGAATATTCCTCATCGGTTTCAATATTGGCACCGGCAGTGTGACGACTATGGCGTCGGCCGGAGCCAATTATGGCATGGCGCTCTTATGGACCGTGCTTATTTCCTGCGCCGCCACGTATTTGATGGTTGCGACATACGGCCGGTACACATTGGTCACCGGAGAGACGGCGCTAGAGGCGTTTCGCAAACATATTCACCCCGCCGTCGGTCTGTTCTTCATCGCTGCTCTTGGCATTGGCGTTTTCGCGAGCCTGATGGGCGTAATGGGGATCGTCGCCGAGATAAGTTATGAATGGTCAAAGACGTTTATTTCGGGCGGGATCGAACCGATCTATTGGGCCGCGTTCTTCTGCTCGATTGCCTATTATATCTTCTGGAGTGGGCGCACACAGATATTTGAACGCATCCTCGCCGTGGTGGTAGCCATTATGGGCGCCTGTTTCGTACTCAATTTTTTCATCCTCATGCCGCCGGTATCCGCGATGGCCGCGGGGCTGGTGCCTTCGGTGCCCGACGTCGGATCCAGCGAAACCGGACCTCTGCTTTTGATCGCCTCCATGGTGGGCACAACCATTTTCTCAGGTCTGTTCATCATGCGCACCACATTGGTGAAAGAGGCAGGTTGGAACATCGCCCACGACAAACAACAACGTCGTGACGCCGCATTCGCAGCGATCATGATGTTCGTCATCAGCGCGTCGATTATGGCGGCGGCGGCGGGCAGCCTTTTCGCAGAAGGCATCGCTCTGGATAAAGCATCGCAAATGATCGGTTTGCTCGAACCGCTCGCCGGGCCATTGGCCGTTTCAATTTTTGCAATCGGCATCATTGCCGCCGGGGTCTCTTCGCAGTTCCCCAATCTCATCCTGATCCCTTGGCTGTTGTGCGATTTCCGCAGCACACCGCGAGATATGACCCTGTGGCAATACCGTCTCTTCGTCGGAATCATTTCTCTGCTGGGTCTGGTCGTGCCGCTGTTCGACGCGAGGCCCGTTTTGGTTCTGATCTTGAGCCAAGCGTTCAACGTTGTGCTGCTTCCCGTTACGGTCGCTTGCATTCTCTATTTGGGTAACCGTGCCGATTTGATGGGGAATTATCGCCATTCATGGCGCACAAATGCCGGACTTTGCGGGATTTTACTCTTCTCTCTCGTCACCGGCTATATGGGCTTTCAAGGCCTGTTGAGCATGCTTTAACGGAGGGAAGGTTATGCGCGAATCCTGGCGTTGGTTTGGGCCAACCGATCCGATCAATCTCGAAGAAATCCGCCAAACAGGTGCAACTGATATCGTCAGCGCATTGCACGATATTCCAATCGGTGAACCATGGCCGCGCGAGAGCATCGCGGCGCAACGCGCCATGATTGAACAAGGCAACACTCCCGGTTCCAATCTGCATTGGACAGTGGTTGAAAGCATTCCGGTGCACGAGGATATCAAGCTCGCCGCCAACGGGCATGAGATTTATGTCGATGCCTGGATTGAAAGCATGGAAAACCTTGCGGCGGAGGGGATCAAAACGATCTGCTACAACTTCATGCCCGTGATCGACTGGACAAGAACGGATTTGCGGCACCGCCTGCCGAATGGCGCCTACGCATTGAAGTTTGATCAAGACCGCTTTGCAGCGTTCGATCTGTTCATTTTGAAGCGTGTGGGCGCAGAGGCGGATTATGACGCGGAAGAATGGGCGCGAGCGAAAACAGCGGTTGATGCAATGTCACAACAAGAGATCGGCACCCTCACCCAGACCATAATCGCTGGATTGCCGGGAAAGATGACCGATGCCTATTCGCTCGAAGATTTTCGCGCCATCTTGGCGCGGTATGACGGGATTGATCACAATCAATTGCGCTCAAATCTGATTGGATTTCTGGAACGCGTTCTTCCCGCCGCCGAAAAACTTGATGTGAAACTCGCCATTCATCCCGATGATCCGCCATGGGATATGTTTGGATTACCGCGCGTTATCTGCACACCCGCTGATCTGGAAAAACTGTTTGAAGCCGCGCCCAGTGCATCAAACGGCATAACCTTATGCGTTGGCACCTACGGCAGCAGGCCAGACAATGATTTGCCTCAAATGGCGCGCCGTTATCGCGATCGCATCCATTTCGCACATCTGCGAGGTGTTTCGCGCGATCCAAAGGAACCGCGTACTTTCATCGAGGCAAGCCACCTTGATAGCGACATCGACATGTTAAGCGTGATCCGCAATTTGCTGGTGAATGAGCGGGCAACAGGCCGTGAAATCTACATTCGACCCGATCATGGTCATTTGATGATGGGCGACGTTTCTAAGAAAACCAATCCGGGCTATTCTGCGATCGGCCGGATGAAAGGTCTTGCCGAAATTCGCGGGGCAATTCGCGCGCTGTCCGCGAATGTCGATCCGATTTGAAGCAAGAACCACGCTTTGCGTCGAGATTCACGCCACACCGGAAAAGTTTCCTAAAGCTGCGGCCTGATGCCTAACCAGATGCCGTGTTCGATGGTGTCAGGACTGCGTGCGCTTCTCTGATGCTTTTGAGCGCAACTGCTCTCATCGCTTGCACCTTCGACGGGTCAAGGCCCCAATTGTCCATGCTGCAATTTCCTGCGGCCGCGACATACGCTTGCCATAGGGCAAACCTGAATGGATCGACATGCCGCCGTGCCGAATAGGCGTTTAGGAAGCATTCCGAGCCCCAATCGCCATAGGCGTACCTAAACTCCAAACAGGCGCAGGCCACATCCGATTGCGGATCACCGATCGCCGCATCTTCCCAATCGATCACTCCTACAATCCGGCCATCGTCCCAGACAATGTTGGCGGGCCAGTAATCTCCGTGAAGCAACACACCATTTCCAGAGAACGCAGCCGAACGCATATGCGAAAGAAGCGATCGCAAACCTTCCCACTCGGCGTTGTCCGGCAGGAAGTCTAACAATTCCGGGACGGGATCAAACCGAGGCGGCAATTCCGGAAGCGATACTGTTGCCACCTCGTGGATCGCAACCAGCTTTTCAGCCGCAGTTGTTATCCGCGCTTCGACCTCAGATGAGGGTATCTCCGTCGCCCCCTCAATGTATTCCAACACAACATAGGGGAGTTGGCTCACGCCGTTTTCGCCGCCCTCACCATCGCCAAAACCGAACGGTTTGGGCACCGCAAATCCAAGGGCAAGCAGGCTGTCGAGCAACTGATATTCGAGAGCCGCCCCGTGTCCATTATGATTGCTGCCGTGCTCCCGCAAAACGAGCCGAATTCGGCTGCGGTCCGCGTTCTCAATGTCGATTAGCGTGGCATCGGCTGAGACCCCGCCAGTCAACGGAGAGACGCTTTGGATCTCCGCGTCTGGAAAGTGCACAGACACCAGATCGACGAACCTGTCATTTGGATTCAAGACTGCCTCCCAGAACGCGCTGTGATTACTTCTACGTCCCAATTGATACAATCAGAATGGCCAAATCTGCAAAGGTGGACCCAATAATAGACGGCGGACTCCCAGTCCAATTGGCAACCTTAGTAGCTCCCCCCTGATTGCAGGCTTTCGGACAAGTTTACGGTTCCAACGGATTGCATTGGTTGCCGCGTCGTCGGAATTGACGATTATTTGACGGTATCGCGACCTTGGGGCCGTTGACCCGGCATCCCACCCCCGAATATCAACGATCACAGGGAATTCGCACAGATTCACACCCTTAATGACGGCTCGCAAAACTGCGTCGCCGCTGGCGGGGAAGCTGTGTCTGCGTGAAATTTGGGGGGAATTGCCATGAAGATTACCGCAGCCAGCATGTTCATTATCGCCGCTTTGGCGGTGGCCTCGGCCAACAGTGTTGCCGCCCCGGCGCAGGCCAGTGTCGCCGCAAGCATGCAAGTTGATATTCCGACGATGCAAACGGGATCGGATCTGCAAAGCGCAAATCAATCCGGTTGTGCGAAATGGCAGGAATTCACCGCAGGCTTCGGCCTTAAACCCTCACACGCCAATCTTGATCAACGCTCTGATGTCGGAATGCCGGATTGCTGATTTAAGATCGAACATGCGATCACCAATATCGGACGCATTTTTGCGGTGTGAGGTGGGACGTTGCGGCGTTGGCCTCTAACATCGCAACAGCTGGTGCTGGGACGAACGGCGCATACGGATCGACGTGGGTGCTGTACCTCTATACTACACCTTGCTATCGCGTCCTAAATGGAGGGATCCCGAATGCTCGAACTTAAAAATGTCACGCATGTCTACGGCAATGGCACCCGCGCACTGAACAACGTGTCTTTGGAAGTGCCCAAGGGGATGTTCGGACTTTTGGGACCCAACGGCGCAGGCAAGAGCACGCTTATGCGGACTATTGCGACTTTGCAGACACCCACAGAGGGTTCCATTGTCTTCGACGACATCGACGTTCTGAAGAACCCTGAAAAACTGCGCGAAACACTTGGCTATCTGCCGCAGGATTTCGGCGTTTATCCGCGCGTTTCGGCGTACGATATGCTGGACCATATGGCCGTGCTCAAAGGCGTTGCCTCATCGTCCGAACGCAAAGATACGGTGGAAACCTTACTGGCTCAGACCAACCTTTGGGATGTGCGTAAGAAAGCGATTGCAGGCTTTTCAGGCGGCATGCGCCAACGTTTTGGCATTGCACAGGCTTTGATCGGCAATCCGCAGCTCATCATCGTTGACGAGCCGACCGCCGGTCTTGACCCCGAAGAGCGCAATCGTTTCCTCAACCTCTTGGCCGAAATTGGCGAGAATGTGGTGATCATTCTTTCGACTCATATTGTTGAAGATGTCGCAGATCTGTGTCCGAACATGGCCGTTATCGTATCGGGCGAAATCAAGCTTGAGGGTGCCCCAAAACAGCTCATCGAAAAAGCACGAGGCACCGTTTGGGCCAAAACGATCGAACGCGCCGACCTACTATCGGTGAAAGACACGCATGAAGTAATTTCAACCCGTCTTTTCGCCGGACAGACCATCGTTCACGTGCTGTCTGACACTGACCCGGGCGACGGATTTGTAAATGTCGATGGCGGGCTAGAGGATGTCTATTTCTCCACTCTCGCACATTCGCGCCGCAAGGTTCCCTCCGCAACTGTTGCAGCCTGAGGGAGCGCGCTCATGTTTGGCAAGATCACTGCATTTGAACTGCGTTACCAACTGCGCAATCCTGTTTTCTGGGTTGCCGCCGTTATCTTCTTTCTGCTGACATTTGGCGCTGCGACCAGCGACGATATCCAAATCGGGGGTGGCGGAAATATCAACGCCAACAGCCCATTGGCAATTGTCCAAACACATTTGGTTTTGACGCTGTTTTTCATGTTTGTGTCGACGGCGTTTGTCGCAAATGTGATTGTGCGCGACGATGAAAGCGGCTTCGGGCCAATGGTCCGATCAACACAGGTGCGCAAATTCGATTATTTGCTGGGCCGTTTCACCGGCGCTTTTCTTGCCGCTGCGCTCGCATTCGCAACGGTTCCGCTTGCCATTTGGCTCGGTTCATTGATGCCATGGGTCGATCCGGAAACCATTGGTCCGAACAAACTTGCCTATTATGCGAGCGCCTATTTCGTGTTCGCATTGCCTGGCCTGTTCATGGTCTCAGCGCTGTTCTTTGCCATCGCCACCATGACCCGCTCGATGATGTACACCTATGTTGCGGTGGTTGTGTTCCTTGTCCTTTGGACCGTCTTGATAGCCACGGTGCAAGGTCGACCGGATCTACAAGACACGGCGGCTTTGTTTGAACCATTCGGCCTTGGCGCTTTGTCCAACGAAACCCAATATTGGACGGCATCGGAATCCAACACGACACTGCCCCCGCTCGAAGGAAGCATCCTCGCAAACCGCCTAATCTGGACCGGTTTTGCGCTCGTCATGCTTGCTCTTGCCTATTGGCGTTTTAGCTTTGCCGAGAGAGGCGTTTCCAATCGCAAACTGCGCAAGCAGGAGAAGAAACAGGAAAAGCTAAACAGAATTGAGCCGAAGACGGTCGATGTTCTTCCGGCCCTCCAGCCGGACAAAAGCGCGTGGGCCCGGCTTGTCACCCGCACCCGTTTCGAAGTTGCTCAGGTGGTCAAACATCCGGCATTTTTCGTTCTGATCTTAATCGGATTGTTCAACACGACCGGTGGGCTGTTCCTTGGCAATGACCTATATGGAACGCCAAGCCTTCCACTCACATTCACAGTCATTCCGATCCTGCAAGGCGGGTTCAGCATCATCCCGATTATTATCGCGATCTACTATGCGGGTGAGCTGGTTTGGCGCGACCGTGATCGCAAGATGCATGAATTGATCGATTCCACCTCCGTCCCGGGATGGAGTTATATGGTGCCCAAGACTGTGGCGGTCGCCATTGTCTTGTTCACCGCACTTTTGGCCAGTGTTGTATCGGCCATGTTCGTTCAGATGATACGTGGCGTAACGCCCGAGTTTGGCAAGTTCTTCGAATGGTATTTGCTACCTCAATCTGTCGACATGTTGATCCTCGCAATTCTTGCGGTCTTCGTTCAGGCGCTGAGCCCCAACAAGTTTATCGGTTGGGGGATCATGGTCGTCTACATTGTCGCCCAAACCGTTCTGTCCAATTTGGGCTTTCAACATCCGTTGTATCTTTACGGAGCGACCGGCGGGAACCCTGTTTCCGATATCAATGGCAACGATGTCGGCAATGCGCTTGGATGGGGGCTTAGGCTCTATTGGGGCGCGGTTGCCCTTGTGTTGGCCGTGCTTGCCCATTTGTTGTGGCGTCGCGGCACGGAAACGGCGCTGAGCCCTCGCCTAAAACGCTTGCCGGCTGGGCTAAAAACATCCGCTGGCGGTGTGCTTGCTGTGGGGCTGCTGACCGCGGTTGCCTCTGGCGGGTATTTGTTCAATCAGATGAACCAGGTTGAACAATACCGTACCAGCGATGACGGTAACGCACAGCTCGCCGCCTACGAGAAAAAGTATCTCCAATACGAAACTGTGATCCAACCAACCGTAACCGAGGTGGACATCACGGTTGATCTCTACCCTCAAGAAACGCGCATGGAAGCGAGCGGGCGCTATGCGATCGTCAACGACACCGACGAAACGATCGAAGTTTTGCACGTGCGCTTGCCCGACCCCAATGCTGAGATTGTCGATATTCAAGTCGGCGGCGCATCGATCGAGATGAATGATGAG comes from the Erythrobacter sp. Alg231-14 genome and includes:
- a CDS encoding DUF1254 domain-containing protein, which gives rise to MKNFIGPILFALLIAVIGHVSVLHFAPNIIMDRAMTMLEVRGAELHTFFHGERTTPQSQSVVRPSPDLAYSVCLFDLEQLESGLEVRMAATPNYASLSFFDDQTNNFKTIRGNGEEITVTLASPDTTISDAETIVSSSLKGLILIRRLAPTAEDFRLVSAISQNDFCRPVDR
- a CDS encoding ATP-binding cassette domain-containing protein, yielding MLELKNVTHVYGNGTRALNNVSLEVPKGMFGLLGPNGAGKSTLMRTIATLQTPTEGSIVFDDIDVLKNPEKLRETLGYLPQDFGVYPRVSAYDMLDHMAVLKGVASSSERKDTVETLLAQTNLWDVRKKAIAGFSGGMRQRFGIAQALIGNPQLIIVDEPTAGLDPEERNRFLNLLAEIGENVVIILSTHIVEDVADLCPNMAVIVSGEIKLEGAPKQLIEKARGTVWAKTIERADLLSVKDTHEVISTRLFAGQTIVHVLSDTDPGDGFVNVDGGLEDVYFSTLAHSRRKVPSATVAA
- a CDS encoding DUF1214 domain-containing protein; this translates as MKRAIVYVLFGLFGLSLGVYTALAMSGLLPGDRRSTDGIEINGWTGDLAQGSSDASPYLRARIARHGLLALAKTEAIYFIRNTDRDGQPLTEECTYRVSGGPIPAGWWSITLYNEDNFLPDNDDEALSFDATQSGGGDWSAIISAASPAEDGNWISSRNAGKFDLTLRLYMPEDRALTDPEQAIPTPNIARLQCEGKAS
- a CDS encoding phosphotransferase family protein produces the protein MNPNDRFVDLVSVHFPDAEIQSVSPLTGGVSADATLIDIENADRSRIRLVLREHGSNHNGHGAALEYQLLDSLLALGFAVPKPFGFGDGEGGENGVSQLPYVVLEYIEGATEIPSSEVEARITTAAEKLVAIHEVATVSLPELPPRFDPVPELLDFLPDNAEWEGLRSLLSHMRSAAFSGNGVLLHGDYWPANIVWDDGRIVGVIDWEDAAIGDPQSDVACACLEFRYAYGDWGSECFLNAYSARRHVDPFRFALWQAYVAAAGNCSMDNWGLDPSKVQAMRAVALKSIREAHAVLTPSNTASG
- the uxuA gene encoding mannonate dehydratase, with protein sequence MRESWRWFGPTDPINLEEIRQTGATDIVSALHDIPIGEPWPRESIAAQRAMIEQGNTPGSNLHWTVVESIPVHEDIKLAANGHEIYVDAWIESMENLAAEGIKTICYNFMPVIDWTRTDLRHRLPNGAYALKFDQDRFAAFDLFILKRVGAEADYDAEEWARAKTAVDAMSQQEIGTLTQTIIAGLPGKMTDAYSLEDFRAILARYDGIDHNQLRSNLIGFLERVLPAAEKLDVKLAIHPDDPPWDMFGLPRVICTPADLEKLFEAAPSASNGITLCVGTYGSRPDNDLPQMARRYRDRIHFAHLRGVSRDPKEPRTFIEASHLDSDIDMLSVIRNLLVNERATGREIYIRPDHGHLMMGDVSKKTNPGYSAIGRMKGLAEIRGAIRALSANVDPI
- a CDS encoding M1 family aminopeptidase is translated as MFGKITAFELRYQLRNPVFWVAAVIFFLLTFGAATSDDIQIGGGGNINANSPLAIVQTHLVLTLFFMFVSTAFVANVIVRDDESGFGPMVRSTQVRKFDYLLGRFTGAFLAAALAFATVPLAIWLGSLMPWVDPETIGPNKLAYYASAYFVFALPGLFMVSALFFAIATMTRSMMYTYVAVVVFLVLWTVLIATVQGRPDLQDTAALFEPFGLGALSNETQYWTASESNTTLPPLEGSILANRLIWTGFALVMLALAYWRFSFAERGVSNRKLRKQEKKQEKLNRIEPKTVDVLPALQPDKSAWARLVTRTRFEVAQVVKHPAFFVLILIGLFNTTGGLFLGNDLYGTPSLPLTFTVIPILQGGFSIIPIIIAIYYAGELVWRDRDRKMHELIDSTSVPGWSYMVPKTVAVAIVLFTALLASVVSAMFVQMIRGVTPEFGKFFEWYLLPQSVDMLILAILAVFVQALSPNKFIGWGIMVVYIVAQTVLSNLGFQHPLYLYGATGGNPVSDINGNDVGNALGWGLRLYWGAVALVLAVLAHLLWRRGTETALSPRLKRLPAGLKTSAGGVLAVGLLTAVASGGYLFNQMNQVEQYRTSDDGNAQLAAYEKKYLQYETVIQPTVTEVDITVDLYPQETRMEASGRYAIVNDTDETIEVLHVRLPDPNAEIVDIQVGGASIEMNDEEFKYRIYRFDEPLAPGATSELTFQTRRWQRGIRARGNDTRLVKNGTFLNNSEFAPQIGMNRSGLLQGRATRREYDLPAELRPAPLGDEASRQRNYVGADWVTANITITTDAGQTPIAPGVRVSDETVAGRRTAQFVSENPILSFFSIQSAEYEIATRDVDGVELQVYYHAAHNANVERMLDGLEESLNYYRANFGPYQFPHARIIEFPGYASFAQAFAGTMPYSESIGFVADYAEEGDIDGVTYVVAHEVAHQYWAHQIISADQQGGTIMVETMAQYSAMMVMKAIYGEDQMRRFLKYELDRYLTSRGSEVIEELPLVSVENQGYIHYRKGAVVMYLLQDRLGEDRVNAMLSDLLDRYRFKGPPYAISTDLVEGFESLARNAEERQLVEDLLRNITLYDLKVEDAESRQLPSGDWETVMTVEATKFYADGEGVETEAALSDQIEIGAFTARPGLGAFDNSNVLLMERRPIESGTQQVRIITKDRPEFVGVDPYNKYIDRNSDDNVLETS
- a CDS encoding Nramp family divalent metal transporter, which produces MTDIGKPIGWRAKLALFLPGIFLIGFNIGTGSVTTMASAGANYGMALLWTVLISCAATYLMVATYGRYTLVTGETALEAFRKHIHPAVGLFFIAALGIGVFASLMGVMGIVAEISYEWSKTFISGGIEPIYWAAFFCSIAYYIFWSGRTQIFERILAVVVAIMGACFVLNFFILMPPVSAMAAGLVPSVPDVGSSETGPLLLIASMVGTTIFSGLFIMRTTLVKEAGWNIAHDKQQRRDAAFAAIMMFVISASIMAAAAGSLFAEGIALDKASQMIGLLEPLAGPLAVSIFAIGIIAAGVSSQFPNLILIPWLLCDFRSTPRDMTLWQYRLFVGIISLLGLVVPLFDARPVLVLILSQAFNVVLLPVTVACILYLGNRADLMGNYRHSWRTNAGLCGILLFSLVTGYMGFQGLLSML
- a CDS encoding DUF1214 domain-containing protein, with the protein product MKLAASLFITVIAAGTGAWLGFGTAKTQINAGDSIFDTFEQTEAGWFFSDDIGSSDAAPIERARVAVGGPLGLSSSEVLYFVALHDSAGRRLNSLCTYRVKGAAIDTRWWSLTLYDSNTQNYVTNSANRSSWNSAAIAKGDDGSWLITVSSDPSEGNWLPSQSAANQPFELNLRTYNPSAITRRNAPNIALPIVDRIAC
- a CDS encoding DUF1254 domain-containing protein, with protein sequence MLKRSAAIWIAIWLIAGTAGFFGGKAFTIHQAPRLVMSTIEDIVVQRAGGWNTCSHNRQFGPVHGGAKRANPDSVVTIMAYDLSSGPVRVSGETWPDYWSLSLYQHNSDNYFVVNDRQLPNSEFDFAISLPEHSVDETSVQRIDAPTAKGVMLIRRFVKEEADMAGILENQDSMQCGPLESQL